GATGGACGCCTCATTCGCCACCGACGCACTCCGCGCCGGTGGCGGATAAGGCCTGGGGGTTTTGGACGTGCCTTCGATGGAAGTCGATTATTACGAAGTGCTTGGCGTCAGCCGTGACGCGGACGATCGCACGATCAAGTCCGCCTACCGGCGGTTGGCCATGGAATTCCACCCGGACCGTAATGGCGGGTGCAAGGACAACGAAGCCAAATTCAAGTCGATCAGCGTCGCTTACGACTGCCTCAAGGATCCGCAGAAGCGGGCGGCCTACGACAAGTATGGCCACGCCGCGTTCCAGCAGGGCATGGGCGGCGGTGGTCCGCAGGCGGACTTCGGCGATCTTGGCGATATTTTCGAGACGATCTTCGGGAGCGCCTTCGGCGGCGGCGGACGCACTCGGCCGCGTCGCGGCGCGGACCTGCGCTTTGATCTTGAGGTAAACCTCGAAGACGCATTTCACGGCAAGACGACCGAGATCAAGATGGAAGTCTCGGTCACTTGCGAGCCGTGCAAAGGCTCGGGCGCTGCCCCGGGCACCGCGCGGCGCGGCTGCGAATTATGCGCCGGACGGGGCAAGGTCCGCGCGCACCAGGGCCTGTTCGTGATCGAACGCCCGTGCCCCAACTGCCATGGCAGCGGCGAAGTCATCGAAAGCCCTTGCCGCGAATGCCGCGGCGAAGGACGGGTCGACAAGGTTCAAGCGCTTGCGGTGGAAGTCCCACCTGGCGTCGACAACGGCACCCGCATCCGCCTTACCGGCAAAGGCGAGGCCGGGCCAATGGGCGCGCCTCCGGGCGATCTCTACATCTTCGTGCACATCAAGCCGCACGCCGTGTTTGAGCGCGAAGGAACCGCACTGTTCACCCGCGCGCCCATCAGCTTCTCAACCGCGGCGCTCGGCGGCACGATCGATATTCCGGGCCTCGACGGAGAGGTCCACGCGATCGAAATCCCCGCCGGTATCCAGTCCACCCGCCAGTTGCGTAAGCGCGGCGCGGGCATGCCGGTGCTGCAAGGGCGGGGCCGGGGTGACCTGGTCGTGGAAATTCAAGTCGAGACTCCGACCAAGCTCAGCGCTCGTCAAAAGGAGCTGCTGCGCGAGTTCCAGGAGACCGAGACCGGCGAGGAATGTCCTGAAAGCGCAGGCTTCTTTGCCAAGCTGAAGAGCGCCCTGAAGGGCTGATCGACAGGCGCCCCCCTTTCCGGTTACGATCGGGCAAGGGGGACTCGCCATGAACTACCGGCCGATTGTCTTCATTTCCGCTATCGCGCTGTCGCTGGCGGGCGCCGCCATTGCGCAGCAACAGGAGCCTGACTGGGACGCGATCCAGGTCGCGGCGATCCCGATCAAGCCCGGCATCGCCGTGATCACCGGCAACGGCGGCAATATCGGCGTGAGCTATGGTGAAGACGGCACGATCATCGTCGATGACCAGTTTGCGCCGCTGACCGAGAAGATTCAGGCCACCATCGCGGGGCTCGGCGCAACGCCGGTCCGATACCTGGTCAACACGCACTGGCATTTCGACCACGCAGGTGGGAATGAGAACTTCGGCAAGGCCGGGGCGCTGATCGTCGCGCAAAACAACGTGCGGACGCGTCTCGCCGCCGGAGGTCTGGTGGCAGGCAACACCTCGCCCCCTGCGCCGAAAGCGGCCTTGCCGGTCGTGACTTACGATCGCGGGCTGACCTTCCACCTCAATGGCGACACGATCGACGTGTTCCACACCGGCGGCGGGCATACTGACGGCGATAGCGTGATCTATTGGCGCAAGGCCAACGTGCTCCACACTGGCGACATGATGATGAATGGCGCGGGCTTTCCGTTCATCGACCTGAGCTCGGGCGGAAATGCGCTGAACTTGGTCCGCTCGCTCGATCAGGCGATCGCCATTACTAACGCCGACACGGTTATCATTCCCGGACACGGACCATTGGCCAGGAAGGACGATCTGATTGCCTGGCGGGGAATGATTGCAACCTCCATCGATCGGGTCAAAGGGCTGAAGGAAGCCGGCCGATCGCTTGAGGATGCCAAGGCCGCAAAGCCGCTGGCGGGCCTCTCCAACAACCCCAACGGGTTCGTCGCGGAAGATGCCTTTGTCGAGTCGATCTGGCGAAGCCTTGAGGCGCAGCGCACCTGAGGGACAAGTTCCAGGGGACACTTGCGTTCCCTTTACGTTCCCCTTAGACGAGGGCCATGGCCAAGCCCAAACGCCGTTATGTTTGCACCGAATGCGGCAGTGTCGCGACACGCTGGCAGGGCCAGTGCGTCGACTGCTCGCAATGGAACACCCTGGTTGAAGAAGTGCCCGGAACCGTCTTCTCGGTGAGGCATGATCTGTCGACAGGTGGGCGGCCGGTCGTGCTCGAATCGCTCAACGCTCCGTCGGAGCCGTTAGTTAGGCGGACCACTGGCCTGGCGGAGTTCGATCGGGCGCTTGGCGGCGGGATTGTTCCTGGCTCGGCGATTTTGATGGGCGGCGAACCGGGGATCGGTAAGTCGACGTTGCTGCTCCAGGCGGCCGCCGCGATGGCCCAGTCTGGTGCTCCGACCGTCTACATCAGCGGAGAGGAAGCGACGGGGCAGGTGCGGTTGCGCGCGGCGCGACTGGGTCTGGCTGGCGCACCGCTCGGCCTCGCCGCTGCCACTTCGGTGCGTGACATCCTGACGACACTCA
Above is a genomic segment from Altererythrobacter sp. Root672 containing:
- the dnaJ gene encoding molecular chaperone DnaJ, which encodes MEVDYYEVLGVSRDADDRTIKSAYRRLAMEFHPDRNGGCKDNEAKFKSISVAYDCLKDPQKRAAYDKYGHAAFQQGMGGGGPQADFGDLGDIFETIFGSAFGGGGRTRPRRGADLRFDLEVNLEDAFHGKTTEIKMEVSVTCEPCKGSGAAPGTARRGCELCAGRGKVRAHQGLFVIERPCPNCHGSGEVIESPCRECRGEGRVDKVQALAVEVPPGVDNGTRIRLTGKGEAGPMGAPPGDLYIFVHIKPHAVFEREGTALFTRAPISFSTAALGGTIDIPGLDGEVHAIEIPAGIQSTRQLRKRGAGMPVLQGRGRGDLVVEIQVETPTKLSARQKELLREFQETETGEECPESAGFFAKLKSALKG
- a CDS encoding MBL fold metallo-hydrolase; its protein translation is MNYRPIVFISAIALSLAGAAIAQQQEPDWDAIQVAAIPIKPGIAVITGNGGNIGVSYGEDGTIIVDDQFAPLTEKIQATIAGLGATPVRYLVNTHWHFDHAGGNENFGKAGALIVAQNNVRTRLAAGGLVAGNTSPPAPKAALPVVTYDRGLTFHLNGDTIDVFHTGGGHTDGDSVIYWRKANVLHTGDMMMNGAGFPFIDLSSGGNALNLVRSLDQAIAITNADTVIIPGHGPLARKDDLIAWRGMIATSIDRVKGLKEAGRSLEDAKAAKPLAGLSNNPNGFVAEDAFVESIWRSLEAQRT